The proteins below come from a single Chthoniobacterales bacterium genomic window:
- a CDS encoding leishmanolysin-related zinc metalloendopeptidase: MKKKTSEKVESYIAHASLKAGAPAKAVQSAYKIVVRFLGGLTPTQKDAFKEAANRWTKVIVGDVPSVLVGGEVIDDLLIEAQGVAIDGAGGILGQAGPTNLRPASAGVNAFLPAKGIMSFDTADLAQMQANKTLLDVITHEMGHVLGIGTIWSHKKLLAGAGTNNPRFNGTNAKKEYGILKGTGPTAVPVENTGGPGTRDSHWRESLFKNELMSGFIAAPNNPLSKVTVASLKDLGYVVNMNAAEPYSLPNLQALAEAGLMMAHIGEEHAHALPILAPKVLPDESLAVGANG; this comes from the coding sequence ATGAAAAAAAAGACATCTGAAAAAGTCGAATCATATATAGCCCATGCGAGCCTCAAGGCCGGGGCTCCCGCAAAAGCAGTTCAGTCGGCCTACAAGATTGTGGTGCGGTTTCTTGGCGGCCTCACCCCGACCCAGAAAGACGCCTTTAAGGAGGCAGCGAATCGATGGACCAAGGTGATCGTCGGTGACGTGCCAAGTGTCCTGGTTGGCGGCGAGGTGATCGATGACCTCCTGATCGAGGCACAAGGAGTGGCGATTGATGGCGCGGGCGGGATCCTCGGTCAGGCCGGCCCGACAAACTTGCGCCCGGCATCCGCCGGAGTGAACGCCTTTCTTCCCGCGAAAGGCATCATGTCCTTTGACACTGCCGATCTGGCTCAGATGCAAGCCAACAAGACCCTGCTGGATGTGATCACGCACGAAATGGGGCATGTCCTCGGAATCGGCACAATCTGGTCCCACAAGAAATTGCTGGCGGGGGCGGGCACGAACAACCCTAGATTCAATGGGACTAATGCGAAAAAAGAATATGGAATCCTGAAGGGGACTGGTCCCACTGCGGTTCCGGTTGAAAACACGGGCGGGCCGGGCACCCGGGACAGTCACTGGCGGGAATCGCTGTTCAAGAACGAATTGATGTCGGGATTCATCGCCGCACCGAACAACCCGCTCAGCAAAGTGACGGTCGCCAGCCTTAAAGATCTCGGCTACGTGGTGAATATGAACGCAGCCGAGCCCTACTCGTTGCCGAATCTACAGGCACTGGCCGAGGCTGGGCTGATGATGGCCCATATTGGCGAAGAACACGCGCACGCACTTCCTATTTTGGCCCCCAAAGTTTTGCCGGACGAAAGCTTGGCGGTTGGCGCGAATGGGTGA
- a CDS encoding phospholipase D-like domain-containing protein produces MKTRSKPAGAFARVESVVAEHGPILAGLPGVVEVWAGFKFRKGRLTDKPAVIVSVLTKEPASKLSKAQLLPKTLAGVPVDVVPASAAQLVRFALVHGGALTEKSAPNLAGLVSPTPAVSAALAAVAAGVPRVPYVPSKPPLAAVNEKMKMVCHASPDAGFRLLSQFFGQTEKTMTATMYEFTAKHILKKLIVSLASSRKLRFIMDGGNAENETARAALKQSLKTRMDFMWAAVADTPQVIKAFFPTAYHIKVAVRDGKVFWLSSGNWKDSNQPLIDPITNPFPTQAKKDAFHRKQNRDWHVVVENAALASQFERFILHDIKQAKPFQKPTGPAVGIVALLQEFAVVVSLADAGGVEFFPEQVFEKKLNVTPLLTPDNYMENVLPLIKGAKSKLYFQNQSLSAAIAQSPRYAEMVMALREKSKDSNIDVRIIIRGDFDPFKILSDLAKFGFKMARVKLQKGNHNKGILIDDKITVVGSHNWTGQGTTENRDASLIIRDAGVTEYYTKLFLHDWTHRSTAEAPAGPAIAAVAGARIPPGAVRFTAREVAAGGNV; encoded by the coding sequence CAGCGTACTTACGAAAGAGCCGGCATCGAAGTTGAGCAAGGCCCAGTTGTTGCCGAAGACGCTCGCTGGAGTTCCAGTCGATGTCGTGCCGGCGAGCGCCGCGCAGCTCGTCCGTTTCGCCCTAGTTCACGGCGGGGCGTTGACCGAAAAATCCGCGCCGAACCTTGCCGGACTGGTGAGCCCTACACCCGCGGTTTCCGCCGCCCTGGCCGCCGTGGCCGCTGGGGTTCCGCGCGTTCCATATGTCCCGTCCAAGCCTCCGCTGGCAGCCGTGAACGAGAAAATGAAAATGGTCTGCCACGCCAGCCCGGATGCCGGCTTCCGGCTGCTCTCGCAGTTCTTCGGCCAGACGGAGAAAACGATGACGGCGACGATGTATGAATTCACCGCCAAGCACATCTTGAAAAAATTGATCGTGTCGCTCGCCAGCTCGCGGAAACTGCGCTTCATCATGGACGGCGGAAATGCGGAAAACGAAACCGCCCGCGCCGCGCTGAAGCAATCGCTCAAGACGCGAATGGACTTTATGTGGGCCGCCGTGGCCGACACTCCCCAGGTCATCAAGGCTTTTTTCCCGACCGCCTACCATATCAAGGTCGCGGTCCGAGACGGCAAGGTGTTCTGGCTTTCCAGCGGAAACTGGAAAGACTCAAACCAGCCGCTCATCGACCCGATTACAAATCCTTTTCCGACCCAGGCGAAGAAGGACGCTTTTCATCGCAAACAGAACCGCGACTGGCACGTTGTGGTGGAGAATGCCGCGCTAGCCTCCCAGTTCGAGCGTTTCATCCTGCACGACATCAAGCAGGCCAAGCCGTTCCAGAAACCAACGGGGCCCGCTGTTGGAATCGTTGCTTTGCTTCAGGAGTTTGCGGTCGTGGTATCGCTGGCGGACGCGGGCGGCGTGGAGTTTTTCCCCGAGCAAGTCTTCGAGAAAAAACTGAATGTCACGCCGCTGCTCACCCCGGATAATTACATGGAGAACGTCCTTCCGCTGATCAAAGGAGCGAAGAGCAAACTTTATTTCCAAAACCAAAGCCTGAGCGCGGCGATAGCGCAGTCGCCCCGTTACGCCGAGATGGTGATGGCATTGCGCGAGAAGAGCAAGGATTCGAACATCGACGTGCGCATCATCATCCGTGGAGATTTTGATCCATTCAAAATACTCTCCGACCTGGCCAAGTTTGGATTCAAGATGGCCCGCGTGAAACTCCAGAAAGGCAACCACAACAAGGGCATCCTCATCGACGACAAGATCACCGTCGTCGGCAGCCACAACTGGACCGGCCAGGGCACCACTGAGAATCGCGACGCCAGCCTGATCATTCGCGATGCTGGCGTGACAGAGTACTACACGAAACTCTTTCTACACGACTGGACACATCGCAGTACCGCCGAAGCGCCGGCTGGCCCTGCCATCGCTGCGGTCGCCGGCGCACGCATTCCTCCCGGTGCCGTCCGCTTCACCGCCCGGGAAGTTGCCGCCGGCGGCAATGTCTGA